A region of the Curtobacterium flaccumfaciens pv. betae genome:
TTCAGCGTCGGGCATGCCGTGATTGTCGCACGCCGTGCCTCAGCGGCGGGCGCGGGCGATGGTGACGAGCAGTGCTTCGAGCGCCAGGAGTGCCGCCACGTTGGCCGCGATGCGCTGGCGCGCCAGGGCGACGGCGTCGAGGACCTCGAGCGCGGCAGCGGGCGGTGTCGTCGGCAGCGCGTGCTCGAGCTGGTCTCGCATGGCCAGGTTGACCGGTTCCGCCGGGGCTCCCAGCCCCAGCAGGAGCAGGTCGCGGTACAGCGAGGAGACGTCCACCAGGATCCGGTCGAGGCCGTCGCGCAGGCTGCGGGTCGCACGGCGTTTCTGATCGTCCTCGAGGGCGCGGAGCTGTGACCGGAGCGCCGGCGGGATCGTCCCGCCGGGTTCGACCCCGAGCGAGCGCAGGGCCGCGTCGCGCTCTTCGGAGTCGCGCTGCTCGGTGATGGACTTGGCGTCTTCGTCGGCGACGGCGAGGAGCTCGGCGGCCGCCATGACGGCGTCACCCACGCTCCGCACACCGAGCACGGTCGTCAGGGTCCGGCGTCGGCGGTCACGTGCGGGCTCGCTCGTGGCCAGGCGCTGCGCCATGCCGATGTGGCTCTGCGCCTGACGAGCAGCATCCATCGCGAGGGCGCGGTCGACACCGGTCCGGGCGACGAGCAGGTCGGCGACGGACTCGATGCCGGGCACGCGCAGGCGTACCGAGCGGACGCGCGACCGGATCGTCGGCAACAGGTCGGCTTCACTCGGGGCGCAGAGGATCCAGACCGTGCGCTCCGGGGGTTCCTCGAGCGCCTTGAGCAGCAGGTTCGAGGTGCGCTCGGTCATGCGGTCGGCATCCTCGATGATGACGACGCGGTAGCGCCCGACCGACGGCGAGTAGTACGACGAGGTGACGAGCTGCCGGATCTCGTCGATCGTGATGATCACGCGCTGGGTGGTGAGCACCGAGACGTCGGGGTGGGTCTTCGCGGTGATCTGCCGCAGGGTGTGGTCGTCGTCGGGGCCGTTGCCCACGAGCGCCGCGGCGAAGGCGGTCGCCACGTTCGACCGACCCGACCCGGGCGGGCCGGTGATGAGCCACGAGTGCGTCATGCCACCTGTGCCGTCGGTCGACTCGGCCGCGTTGCGCAGCGACGCGACCGCTTCTTCCTGCCCGGTCAGGCCGTCCCACACGCTCACGGGACCATCCTGTCAGTGACCACCGTCATGCCGGGTCGATCCCGACGAGCGGAGCGACCGCTCGACGGACCGCGTCCTGCACGGCGTCGGTCGGGTCCGAGGCGTCGACCACCAGGAAGCGCGATGGCTCAGCCTCGGCCATCTCGAGGAAGGCCTGACGGACGGACTCGTGGAACGCCGCGGCCTCGGACTCGAGGCGGTCGAAGGTGTCCCCCCGTGCCGCGGCCACCCGGGCGCGTCCGACAGTGACGTCGAGGTCGAGCAGGATCGTGAGGTCCGGTGCCAGACCGTCCGCTGCCCACTCCGAGACGGAGCGGACCTGCTCGGCGCCGAGCCCGCGCGCGACGCCCTGGTAGGCGACGGACGAGTCGATGTAGCGGTCCTGCAGGACGACCTCGCCACGGGCGATCGCCGGACGGACGACCGTCTCGACGTGCTGGGCACGGTCGGCCGCGTACAGCAGCGCCTCGGCCCGGGGAGCGACGTGGCCCCGTTCGTGCAGGACCATCTGCCGGATCTGGACGCCGAGGTCCGTGCCGCCGGGTTCGCGGGTGCGCACCACGGTCCGGCCGTGCGCACCGAGCCACGCCGAGAGCAGCTCCGCCTGGGTCGTCTTGCCCGCGCCGTCGCCGCCCTCGAGCGTGATGAAGCGACCGGTCACTTCTTCTTGGCCGCCGTCCGACGAGCCGGGGTCTTCTTCTTGACCGGCCCCTTGGCACGCTTGTCGGCGATGAGCTGCACCGCGCGGGCGTGGTCGACGGCCTCGACGTCCTCGCCCTTCGGGATGGTCGCGTTCGTCTCGCCGTCGGTGACGTACGGGCCGAACCGGCCGTCCTTCATCTTGATCGGCTTGCCGGACACCGGGTCGGCGTCGAACTCCTTGAGGGCGGCGCTCGCGGTGCGGTTGCCGCCGTACTTCGGCTGCGCGAACAGCTCGAGTGCACCGGGCAGGTCGATGTCGAAGATCGCGTCCTCGCCGGGCAGGGTCCGGGTGTCGGTCCCCTTCTTCAGGTACGGCCCGTACCGGCCGTTCTGCGCCGTGATGTCGTTGCCCGTCTCCGGGTCCTGACCCACGACGCGGGGAAGGTCGAGGAGCTTCAGCGCGGTCTCGAGGTCGACGGTCTGCGGGTCCATCGACTTGAAGAGCGAGGCGGTGCGTTCCTTCGGCGCCGCGGCCTTCTTCGTCGTCTTCTTCGCGGGCGCCTTCTTGGCGGGGGCCTTCTTCGCCGTCGCCGTCTCGCTCGTCGCGGTCGCCGCAGCTGCCTCGGCCGCCGGGGCCTCCGCCGCTACGGGCGCCTCGACGACCTCGCCGGTCTTCGGGTCCACGGTGGGTTCGGGCTCGGGGGTGCGCTCCGTGACGTAGGGGCCGAAGCGGCCGTCCTTCGCCAGGACCTCTTTCCCGGTCTCCGGGTTGATCCCGACGACGCGGTCCCCGATCACCGGGGCGTCGACGAGTTCCTTCGCCTTCTCGACGGTCAGTTCGTCGGGAGCGAGGTCCTCGGGGACGTTGACACGCCGCGGCTTCTCGGGGTCGTCGCTCGGCACCTCGATGTAGGGGCCGTACCGACCGATCCGGAGCGTGAGGCCCGGAGCGAGCTCGACCGAGTTGATCTCGCGGGCGTCGATCTCACCGAGGTTGTCGATGACGGTCCGCAGGCCGCGCTGGTCGTCGTCGCCGCCACCGAAGTAGAAGCCCTTGAGCCAGTCCACGCGGTCGGCGTCGCCGCGGGCGATGCGGTCGAGGTCTTCTTCCATCTCGGCGGTGAAGTCGTACTCCACGAGCTCGCCGAAGTACTCCTCGAGCAACCGCACCACGCTGAACGCGATCCAGTTCGGCACCAGCTGCGTGCCGCGGAGCGAGACGTAGCCACGGTCGATGATCGTCGGGCTGATCGTGGGGTAGGTCGACGGACGCCCGATCCCCAGCTCTTCCAGCGTCTTGATGAGGCTCGCCTCGGTGAAGCGCGGCGGCGGGGTGGTGTCGTGCCCCTTCGCCTCGACGTCGGTGACCGAGAGGTGCTCGCCCTGGGCCACGTTCGGCAGGGCGACGTCCTGGCCGGCACGCTCGGAGGACTCGTGGCGGTCCTCGTCACGGCCTTCTTCGTAGGCGCTGAGGAAGCCGCGGAACGTGATGACGGTGCCCGAGGCGGTGAACTCGGCGTCGGTGCCGTTCGCGGTCGACGCGATGCCCTCGACCGACTCGGTGGAGGAGATGCCGAGCACGATCGACGCGGTCGAACCCTTGGCGTCCGCCATCTGGGACGCGATGGTGCGCTTCCAGATGAGGTCGTAGAGGCGCCACTCCACACCGGTCAGGGTGCCCTGCAGGTCCTGCGGGGTGCGGAAGGAGTCCCCGGCGGGACGGATCGCCTCGTGCGCCTCTTGCGCGTTCTTGCTCTTGCTCGCGTAGAGACGCGGCTTGTCGGGCACGGTGGCCGAACCGTACAGGTCGGCTGCCTGCTTGCGAGCAGCGTCGATGGCCTGCTTCGAGAGCGAGACCGAGTCGGTACGGATGTAGGTGATGTAGCCGTTCTCGTACAGGGTCTGCGCAGCACGAGCGGTCTGTCGCGGGGACAGACGGAGCTTGCGCGCGGCTTCCTGCTGGAGCGTCGACGTGGTGAACGGGGCGGCCGGGCGTCGCGTGTACGGCTTCGAGTCGACGCTGCGGACGGTGGCGTCACCGGCGCGCTCGAGGACCGTCGTCAGCGACGCGGCAGCGGCCTGGTCGAGCCGGACGACGTCACCACTGAGCGTGCCGCGGTCGTCGAAGTCACGACCGGAGGCGACGCGGGTGCCGTGGATCCGGGCGAGTCGCGCGGAGAAGGAGGACTCGCCGGCCTTCTCGAACCGGGCGGAGAGGTCCCAGTAGTTGGCGGAGACGAAGGCCAGGCGCTCGCGCTCACGGTCGACGACGAGTCGGGTGGCGGCGGACTGCACGCGGCCGGCGGACAGACCGGGGGCGACCTTGCGCCACAGGACCGGGGAGACCTCGTACCCGTAGAGACGGTCGAGGATCCGGCGGGTCTCCTGCGCGTCGACGAGGGCGGTGTCGAGCTCACGGGTGGCTTCCTGCGCGCGCTGGATCGCCTCCTTCGTGATCTCGTGGAAGACCATCCGCTTGACGGGGACCTTCGGCTTCAGGACCTGCAGCAGGTGCCACGCGATCGCTTCACCCTCGCGGTCTTCATCTGTTGCGAGGTAGAGCTCGTCGGCGTCTTTGAGGGCACGCTTCAGCTCGGAGACGGTCTTCTTCTTGGCATCGGACACGACGTAGTACGGCTCGAAGCCGTTGTCGACGTCCACCGAGAACTTGCCGAGGGAGCCCTTCTTGAGCTCGGCCGGCAGGTTCTTCGGCTCGACGAGGTCGCGGATGTGTCCGACCGAGGCCTGGACTTCGTATCCGTCACCGAGGTATTGCGCGATCGTCTTCGCCTTCGCAGGGCTCTCGACGATCACGAGCTTCTTCGTGCCTGGCACGTGTCTCCTTGATCGATGGTGCTGATCGGCCCTGTCCACGAGCGTGTCCGGGTCGACCGGGACATCGGTGACCGCGGGCCGACAGGCACACCATACACATAGTGTTCGGGCGGGTCGCCTGCCGGACCGGCCACCGCGAGTGCGCTGACGACGAACGGACCCGTGCCCACGACCACGCGGACCCGGGCCGTGGTGGCGACGAGTTCGCAGGCGTCGAGGGCGGCCCCGTTCGCCGTGGCGATCCGGGTGGCGACCGCGCAGGGCTCCCCCGGCACCAGCCCGGTGGCGGCCGCCGCGGTGCCCACGGCGGCGGCGTCGGCGGCGCCCTGGGCCCGGATGGCCTGCGTGCGGTGACCGGCTGCGGCGAGCGCCGACGACCCGACGAGGACACCCACGCCGAGGACCGCCACGAGCAGCACGGTCGCCGAGCCGCGTTGGCCGTCGGGACTCGTCACGTCAACCCCCTCGGGCCGCGGCGCACCCCGTCGCGGTCAGTGGGAGCGCCGCGGCGGGACCGGTCGCGCCGCGCGTGGCGTCGACGCAGACCAGGTCGCCGTCCGACCGGACGACGACCGAGACCCCCGGGACGATCCGGTCGGCCGCTGACCGCCCCTGGCTCTCGTCGTCGCGCCCGATCGCCCGGGCGGCGGTGGCTGCGGCGAGTTGCAGACGGCCCTGCGCGTCGACGACGAGGACCGCCGCGACGAGGGCGGTCAGCACGATCGCCACCACGGGGAGCGCCACCGCGAACTCGACGGTCACGGAGCCGCGCTCACAGCGAGAGCGCGCCACGGACGAGGTCGGTGAGGATGGTCTGGACCTCGCCGGACCGCATGACGGCGACGAGCACACCGGCGAAGGCCACGGCGGCGAGGATGACGACCGCGTACTCGGCGGTCGCCGATCCCCGGTCGTCCCGCAGTCGTGACCCCCAGCGGGCGACGAGGGGGCGCGGGTGACGGTGGCGGATGGTCCGACGGGTGCGGTTGCCGGGGGATGACGTGGTGCTCATGGTGTCCGTCCTTTCTGTTCGGTGGGACCAGCGTGTCCGGGCCGGGGTGTCGACGAGGCGGTCACGGTGGCATCTGTGGAGAAGTCATTCAGTACCGCCCACCGTGGAGGAGAGGACCCCCACCACCACGGGCACCACCCCTACGAGCACGAACGCCGGCAGGACGCAGACGCCGAGTGGCAGCACCAGTCGGACGGCCAGTCGTTCCGCCGCCACGAGCCCGTCGGCAGCGGCCTCGTCGCGCACGTCCTCGGCGGCGCGGCGGAGCAACCCTGCGGCGGGGACTCCTGCACGCCGGGCGAGGTCGAGGACCTCCCGCAGCCGGTCCAGGTCTCCGGCGGGCGCGGCGGCTCCCGCGGATGCCTCGGCGACGGCCTGCCCGGCGGTGGTCCACGACCCGCCTCCGGCGACCGCCACGGCCCAGGCGTCGAGGAGCACCCCGGGGACGCGGCCGTCGGGCGTCGCGGAACGGACCAGCCGGGCGGTCCACCTCCGACCGGCCAGGACGAGGGCCGCCGCGGTGCACGAGCACGCCCATCCGGCCGGTGAACCGACCAGGACCTCGACGGCTCCGGCGCCCCAGGCCGCACCGAGGCCCAGCCCGAAGAGCGGCAGCGCGAGCACGACCCGGGCGCTCGTCCGCGGACCGGCCAGGGCAACCCGGATCGCGCGGTCCGAGGCGGCGGCGCGTCGGAGCGCGCCGGCGAGCCCACGGAGGGTCTCCGCGACGGGCGCTCCCGTCCGGTCCGCCACGCGGAGGACGACGACGATGTCCTGCTGCGCGGGTCCCCCGGCCCCGGGCAGTCCGCCGACGAGCCGCCAGGCCCGCGGCGGCGGGACTCCCGCCGCGACCAGCGTCGCCACCCGGTCGAGCACCCCGGCAACCCGCGCCGGGCCGTCGGGTGTGGGTCGGTTCACCGCAGCCCGTCCACCGGGCGCACCTCGAGCCTCCCGTCCGGGCCGACGCACAACGTGCCCACGCCGCCGAGCCGCCGCTGTCCTGCTCGTCGTTCCACGTGCAGGACCAGGTCGAAGGCGCTGACGGCCTGCCGGGCGAGCGCCTCGGCACCGAGGCCGGCGAGTGCGCCGAGTGCTTCGAGGCGAGCGGCGACGTCGGCGATGCCGTTGGCGTGCACGGTGCCGGCTCCCCCGTCGTGCCCGGTGTTCAGGGCGGAGAGGAGTTCGCGGACCTCGGCGCCGCGGCACTCCCCCACGACGATCCGGTCGGGGCGCATCCGCAGCGCCTCGCGCACGAGCCGGTCGAGGCCGAGCGCGCCGACCCCCTCGGCGTTGGCCTGCCGCGCCTCGAGCGCGACGACGTGCGGGTGGGCGATCCGGAGCTCGGCGACGTCCTCCACCGTCACGATGCGCTCGTCGACGGGGACGTTGCCGAGCATCGCCGCGAGCAGGGTGGTCTTGCCGCTGCCGGTCGCGCCGGTGACCAGGACGTTCCGGCGCGCGGCGACGGCGTCCTCGACGACCGACCGTGGGACGAACGCGAAGGTGCCGCCGCGCTCGAGGGTGGCGAGGGAGGGTCGCTGGACCTGTGGCAGCCGGATCGACACGGCGGTGCCGCCGACGGACACCGGAGCAAGGACGACGTGGACCCGGACGCCGTCGCCGTGCCGGACGTCCGCGCACGGGGTGGTCTCGTCAAAACCATAAAATAGACATATGAACCAACCCGACGCCTCAAAGCCGACTGCGGAACGACTTCCGGCTGCAATCTACGCCCGGATCAGCCGCGACAAGGCGGGGGCAGGGCTCGGTGTCGACCGCCAGGAGGCTGACTGCCGCGCTCTCGCACACCGCCTCGGCTGGGACGTGGTGGCGGTCTTCGTGGACAACGACATCAGCGCCTACGACCGCCGGAAGGTGCGCCCGCAGTACCGGGCGATGCTGGAAGCCGTGCGGACCGGACAGGTCCGCGGCATCGTCGCCTGGCACCCGGACCGTCTGCACCGTCGGGCGGCAGAACTCGAGGAGTTCATCACCGTGGCCGAGGCACACAACCTCCAGATCCAGACCGCACAGGCGGGCTCGTACGACCTCGCGACCCCCGCCGGCCGAATGGTCGCGCGCATGCTCGGCGCGGCGGCGCAGCACGAGGTGGACCACAGTCGTGAGCGCGTGCAGCGAGCGAAGATGCAGGCCGCAGCGGATGGCAAGTACCGGGGCGGCATCCGGCCGTTCGGGTTCGAGAAGGACGGCGTGACCGTCCGCGAATCTGAAGCAAAGGTCATCCGCGAGTCGGCCAAGGCGGTCCTCGCAGGGCGCACTCTCGCCGCCCTGACGCGCGAGCTGAACGAGCGGGGCGTGCCGACCACCGGCCGTTCCGCGGAGTGGAAGTACGGCGCTCTGCGAGACATGCTGATCCGGCCGCGGAACGCGGGCCTTCTCGCGCGCGGCCTGCCGGGCAAGACCGGTCAGTCGTACGCCTACGAGGAGATCGGCCCCGCTTCGTGGGAAGCAATCATTCCGGAGGACGAGTGGCGCGCCCTTGTATCGCTCCTGACCGACCCAGCTCGCAGGATCAACACCAGCACCGAGAAGAAGTGGCTCGGGTCCGGCATTTACCGCTGCGGCGTCCCCGTGGTGGGCGAGGACGGCGCCGAGCACGCGTGCGGCGGCGTCCTTCGTGCGACGCCTCACGGTGGCACGGCCGTTCGCAAGTACGAGCGCCGGTACCTCTACCGCTGCTCGTCGTCGGCGCACCTGACAATCGGACAGAAGCAGACCGATGAGCACATCCGTAACGTGGTGGCTGAACTCGTGCGCGACCCTCGGATCGTCGCAGCGATGAGCCCCGGGAACGCACACCTCGCGGCCGACCGCGAGCGCCGAGTCGCACTAAGCGCGCGCCTCGAAGCGTTCGAGACGGACTACGCCCTCGGGAACATCACCGGAGCTCAGCTGCGGAAGTTCACCGAGCGCGTCGAGGCCGAGCTCGCCGACGTAGACACCCGGCTCGCGCAGGGCATAAGCCGGTCCGCGTCGTCTCCCGTACTTCGGGCTACGGATCCCGGCGAGGCGTTCCTGGAAGCGCCGCTCGATGTGCAGCGCGCGGTGCTCTCGACGGTGCTCCGCGTCGAGGTTCTGCCCGCCACGAATCGCGGTTCGGCGTGGGACGCCGAGCGGCTTCGGATAACGCAGATCGAATGAAGTGGTGCAGGATCCAGCCAGCCCGCTGGCCGAACCCTGCACCGCGACGTCGATCTAGAACTTGCCGTCCACGAACTTCTTGAAGGCCTTCACGAGGTCTTCAGTCGATTCGATGGCCTGCTTCGTGATCCGGATGTTCGTACGCCTACCCGGGCCGAACCCCTTCTGCTTCTTGAGCACGTCCTTCGGAGTCGGAACTTCCTTGCCGTTCAGGACCACCATCGTTCCGAGCTGCGCGTACGAGAGGATGGTCGTGCTCCAAAAACGCCTGGCGCTCATCAGAATCCTGGGCCGGGCCCAGCCAACAGGCACAAGGAGCAGGGGCTCGCCGTCCACGACCGGCAGTTCCACTTCCGCAGTCGTCCAAGCCTTGCTCGACGGGTCCCATACCTGTCGCTCAAAGGTCTTGACGCCGTCACCACCGGTCCTGAACTGCGGGTAACGGACGATCATGTCGGCCGTGAACGCGGCCAGAGGACCAAAAATGATCCGCGTGGTCAAATCGGAGGTGATGTCGTTGTCGACGCCTTCGACAAAGAGCGGGATGTCCTCGACCTGCTTCATGACGCCGACCCTGATCAGCGCCCGAACATCTCCGATGAGGGCGTTCCAGATGTCCGTTCCGACCTTGAGGGCACCGCCGTGTCCACGGAACCCAGCAGCGGCCATGCCCAGCCGCGTTTCGCGGGGTTCGGAGAACTTCTGAAGCAGCGCCTCACCCTCCTTGAGCGCCGAGGGCGTCCACAGGATGATCCGACTGGTGACGGCATCGAAGAACGTGTCCAGGCACGACACAGCGTCCGGCGCGAAGGGTGACGGCAACGCCATCAGCCTGATGGCGTGGGGGTCCACGTACAAGCGGTTGTCGTCGTCCAAGTCGACGTCGACGAAGGGCAGGGATCCAGTGATCCCGTAGAAGTCGCTGATGCGCCTCATGTGGTGTCTCCTCCTCAGGAGTAAGCGCCCGAGGAGAAGCCGGATGTGGCACATCCTGGAAACTTCGGTAAGCTGATGGGGACCTAGACAGTCGCCACCGAGCCCCTCGGGCCGGTTCTCTGGCTTGGTACCGCGGGAACGGTGCCGGGCCAGAAGTCTTTAGTTGGAGCTACCTGCCCCGGGACGATCCCGGGCGATTGGCGCGGTAGCTTGTGATGCGATCGATGAGGTCCATCACAAAGTCGCGGTCGGATTTCGAGAGCGCGAACAGGTCGACATCGAGCGTGATGTCGACCGACCCGCCCGAGTCGAGTTGCAGTGAGTGCTGCGCCGCGGACGAGTTGGGCACCCTCGGCACCTGCACCTCTGACGACCAACGGCCCGACCGATTGACTGTGGTCTTCCCGACTGAACGTGAGGCGCCTTCGGTGGCGACGGCTGCTGCCCGACTGACGGCCGATTTGCTAGCGGACCGTGCAGCGCTGTTTGCCGCGGCGATCGCCGCCCGCACAGCGGCTGAGTCGTCCCCAGACGTCATGTCAGCAGCTCTCATCAGCCCTTGGAACATGGACACCATTCGCGAGCGCTGACCGGGAGGTTGGAAGAGCGCGAAGGCTTGTTCCAGCGCATTCGTTGACGCGACGGTCGGGTCAAGGTCCTCGAAGATCGGCTTGTAGGCGCGCCGGATCAGCTTCTCGAGCGCCCTAGGCAAGTCGCCGGGAGGTGCAGAGATTAACCCCTCGAAGGTCGGGGTTACGAACCCATCGTCCGTGAGGAGGTCAAGCAGACGAAGCGCCTGCGCGGTGCGCGGGACCAAGCTCTCGCGGATCCCTAGCTTCTCCAGCGCCTCATTGTCGAAGTAGCGCAGTGTCGGATCCTTCCGCCTGGCCATGATCACGTCGAGCACGCTCGATGCCGGCGCGTACGGTGCTGTACCAAACCGTTCGATCACGTCGGACCTCCTTTCGTTACACTCAGACTAGCGTAACGTCGTTACATGTACCGCCGCCGTTACCAACTCGTTACATAGTGGTCACATTGGACGTTTCAAGTTGCAGCTGACAACTGGAAATTTGCCGTTTGCAGGGCGAAACGGGGCGTTCGCAAGTCGTCTGCCGCGAGCGCTCTCAAGACCGCTGAGAGCGCCGCGTAGCGCCCTGCAAATGGGAAACTTCCGGTTGGCTTCGCTCCCAAATCCGATAAACTGGAACAAGCGAGCCAGCAGCCCCACAGGGGCGCGCTCGTAGAAGAGGCAAGCCATGTGAGCCCTCCCGCGGATCGAACCACGGGCCGGCGACTGGGCGTCGCTGACTTCGAGATCCCTTCCCCTCACGCAGTTCAGCGCCATCGCTGTACCTGTCGCCGGGCGGGGTGGTTCGCCTGTCGGGGCCAACACGACAGGGCCTGGATTGTCCAGGGCAACGGGTACACACCCGGGGACTTCGTTCACGCGAAGGAAACCACCGTGGCCAACGTCACAACTCCCAGCCAGCCAGTCCCGCTGCTCGCCGCCGCGGGCCACTTTCAGGTCAGCGTTCAGACCGTCAAGAACTGGATCACGAAGCTCTACGTCCGCGGCTACGTCGATGCCGAGGGCACCGTCCTGGTCGACCTGCACGAGATAGAACAGGCCCTGCTCACCAACCCCCGGATGCGGGACGGCCGACGGTCCCGCTTTGGCGGCGCTCCGCTGGTGCCGCTGCCCGTCAAAGTCGAGGCGATCATCGAGGACGGTGACGCCAAGTGATCGACCGTATCGCCGCGAGAGAGGCCAAGCGGCGAGACGGTGAGGTCCAGCGGGACGTCGGCTGTATCCCCCCGCTTTCCGATGCTCAGGTGGCCCGTGTCGCCGCCTTGCTGAGCACAGCGCCGCTCGCGAGCACTTCGGAGGTCCCCCGATGAGCAGCTATCGGTGGCAGCCTGAACACGCTGCGAAGCACCGGAGCAAGACGCCACGGAAGTGCGACTGGTGTGGCCGGGACTACTACCCGCTCCGCAACAACCCTCGCCCGAGGTACTGCGGCGTCCCCTGCTCCGCCGCTGCACGACGTGCAGGCATTGAAACTCGGTCCGTGCACACCGAGCTGCCTATCGACCCCGCGCGCGCTGCTGCCGTCGCCCGGGAGATGCGCGAAGCCCTCGCTCGACTCCGGAAGGCGACCGAATCATGAGGCCGGAGGCCGAACGCCCGACAGTCCTCCTCCTCCATGCGAGCGGTAACCAGTTCACGATTCGTCCGGATGAGTGGGGTGGATGGCGCTGGGCGAAGCTCGTGGACAGGAACGACAGCAGAGAGGCACGCGAGGCGTTCGAGGCGGGACCGCTTCATGTTGTTTCCCCGGGCGATCCGCCGGGGCAAGCTCGAGCGGTGTCCGGAGCCGAGGCACGACGACTCCGAGCCGAGATCACGGGCGCGTACGAGAATCGGCGCCGGATCTTCGACCCAACCGATGAGCCCGCCACGAGGCCGTACATCCCGGGACTTTGGAATCACGGTCGAATCCCGGCGCTGTCCGGCCCCAAAGGTGTCGGTAAGACGACGCTCGTGTGCCAGCTAGCGGCAGCGCTGGTCCTCCCGCAGCGCCGCTTCCTCGGCCAGTTCGACCCCGCCGAGCTCACAGAGGAAGAACGCGAGCGGGACGTGTGGCTCATCAACTCGGAAACGAACCCAGGAGCCGTGCACGAAGAGCTGCTGCGTTCGGGCCTCGAGTTCGACTATCGCGAGGCTGTGCCGTGCTACCACGATCCCGACGACGACCATTGGCAAGAGCACGGCGTGCTCGTCGTGGAGCACCTTCTGAGAACGGGAGGAGCGAGGGCATTCGACCTCACCGACGACGCCGTGCGACAGCGTTGGGAGAACGACCTCATCGGGCTGACTGAGAGACGGGTGCCACCGCTTACGGTGATTGCCGACGGCGTGACTGCAATGCTCGGGTCGAACACATCTGGCTACGGCGCGTGGACGTCGGGATTCCGTCGGCTACTGCAGGAGGCAGGCATCCCGAACGGGCTTGGCGTCTTGCACTCCCCCATGTCCGCCGTGGGTCCGGGCCGTGCCCCGACGCCCATGAACGGTATCGAGTCGATGGGTGAGTGGGACGGGCTGTGGTACTTCGCCGCCGGCGCATTCCCGGTGCACCCTTGGACCAGCCGCGAACTCTTCACCGCTCCGCGGATGGGCGACCCCGTCGTCCTCTCGCACAAGGTGTCGATGGACGACGATCGGATGCTCCGGCTGCTCCCTCGCGCGACCAAGCCCGCGCAAGACCCAGGCACGAGCACGGTGCCTGGGTCCGACCAAGACGAGGCCGGAGAACGGGACGTACTCGATCGCCTTCGAGGGGCAGGAAGATCCGGGCTGTCGGGAACCGACCTGACGGGTAGTGGACGCGAGGGCAAGTCACGCCGAGAGGCGCGAGACCGCCTCGTTGAG
Encoded here:
- a CDS encoding recombinase family protein, whose protein sequence is MNQPDASKPTAERLPAAIYARISRDKAGAGLGVDRQEADCRALAHRLGWDVVAVFVDNDISAYDRRKVRPQYRAMLEAVRTGQVRGIVAWHPDRLHRRAAELEEFITVAEAHNLQIQTAQAGSYDLATPAGRMVARMLGAAAQHEVDHSRERVQRAKMQAAADGKYRGGIRPFGFEKDGVTVRESEAKVIRESAKAVLAGRTLAALTRELNERGVPTTGRSAEWKYGALRDMLIRPRNAGLLARGLPGKTGQSYAYEEIGPASWEAIIPEDEWRALVSLLTDPARRINTSTEKKWLGSGIYRCGVPVVGEDGAEHACGGVLRATPHGGTAVRKYERRYLYRCSSSAHLTIGQKQTDEHIRNVVAELVRDPRIVAAMSPGNAHLAADRERRVALSARLEAFETDYALGNITGAQLRKFTERVEAELADVDTRLAQGISRSASSPVLRATDPGEAFLEAPLDVQRAVLSTVLRVEVLPATNRGSAWDAERLRITQIE
- a CDS encoding DUF5343 domain-containing protein gives rise to the protein MIERFGTAPYAPASSVLDVIMARRKDPTLRYFDNEALEKLGIRESLVPRTAQALRLLDLLTDDGFVTPTFEGLISAPPGDLPRALEKLIRRAYKPIFEDLDPTVASTNALEQAFALFQPPGQRSRMVSMFQGLMRAADMTSGDDSAAVRAAIAAANSAARSASKSAVSRAAAVATEGASRSVGKTTVNRSGRWSSEVQVPRVPNSSAAQHSLQLDSGGSVDITLDVDLFALSKSDRDFVMDLIDRITSYRANRPGSSRGR
- a CDS encoding AAA family ATPase — its product is MRPEAERPTVLLLHASGNQFTIRPDEWGGWRWAKLVDRNDSREAREAFEAGPLHVVSPGDPPGQARAVSGAEARRLRAEITGAYENRRRIFDPTDEPATRPYIPGLWNHGRIPALSGPKGVGKTTLVCQLAAALVLPQRRFLGQFDPAELTEEERERDVWLINSETNPGAVHEELLRSGLEFDYREAVPCYHDPDDDHWQEHGVLVVEHLLRTGGARAFDLTDDAVRQRWENDLIGLTERRVPPLTVIADGVTAMLGSNTSGYGAWTSGFRRLLQEAGIPNGLGVLHSPMSAVGPGRAPTPMNGIESMGEWDGLWYFAAGAFPVHPWTSRELFTAPRMGDPVVLSHKVSMDDDRMLRLLPRATKPAQDPGTSTVPGSDQDEAGERDVLDRLRGAGRSGLSGTDLTGSGREGKSRREARDRLVESGLIVSVPDGRGTRWLLSEFR